One genomic window of Branchiostoma floridae strain S238N-H82 chromosome 4, Bfl_VNyyK, whole genome shotgun sequence includes the following:
- the LOC118413142 gene encoding protocadherin gamma-A5-like, whose protein sequence is MTGIDCSIQPTCLAVANCSTRGVCVDWDTCLCDHGWGGESCSKPTCKDLDYCSGHGTCVEYDICECNRGWTGVSCALPDCSGVSDCSGRGECVGPDVCECYSGFRGQNCSLTLNCTELDDCNGQGLCVITPGDGQSNVSCRCFIGFTGANCSDVSCPDVNECSGNGQCVEPNLCSCDAGFTGASCANFSCKAMDFCSGHGECVSYDECRCYESWSGPSCSIANCSGVNDCSSNGVCLLPNTCECTSGYDGLSCDQFSAPNENAPVFTNETFAVSIRENVPIGTKVTTVSADDADTGRNGCITYSISPGSSAEMFLVDSETGEIFTLTTIDYETLTEKTISLVVIARDKGVPSMSASATVAVTVLDMNDNCPTFQDDATTIQRTLRPGQSFNITATDRDSGVNGKVTFSILGEENSRRYSVNESTGTVTFSDGITPGKYTFVIVASDQAVIPCSSRITVTVIVVDSMPEPEPVMSSTGVNAPSFTVTDTSTLFNSAHTSSTSFDASTQLLYPSIPQTSTRHPTFSTPTIPSPGRLTSTPLAPSQVTSKPQQISSTEVQQPVTPSLMPVPGQAACSSPVTVTVTAVDSTCTTIPEPTLLSTTTDGDPSGITASQTTITSTPQPTAATSPANTVEQPDQSVTTTTTTFLLRNVGIEMILDMVWDEDLASPTSEKHRRLSSDISTALQHATIEIVFMLREGSTVADLQLLHNGGEGFDDVATSMLRQASTNGLQVGGTRVTGLDQKVDQDVPTERSDRTSRVGSNIVFFSDTEVWRRKKAGSRPAAHSGFLGATVASLCNSPPSRAQCETMTVRLAERA, encoded by the exons atgactg GTATTGATTGCAGTATACAACCAACTTGCCTTGCCGTGGCCAACTGCTCCACGCGGGGGGTCTGTGTGGACTGGGACACCTGTCTGTGTGATCACGGCTGGGGAGGGGAGAGCTGTTCCAAACCGACCTGCAAAGATCTGGACTATTGTTCAG GTCATGGCACATGTGTTGAGTATGATATATGTGAGTGTAACCGGGGCTGGACGGGCGTTAGCTGTGCGCTTCCCGACTGTAGCGGCGTGAGCGACTGTTCCGGGCGGGGTGAATGTGTAGGACCGGACGTCTGTGAGTGTTACAGCGGGTTCAGGGGACAGAATTGCAGCCTGACGTTGAACTGCACCGAGTTGGATGACTGTAATGGACAGGGACTCTGCGTCATCACACCTGGAGACGGACAGTCGAATGTTTCATGCAG GTGTTTCATAGGTTTTACCGGGGCCAACTGCAGTGACGTCTCGTGCCCCGATGTTAACGAGTGTTCCGGGAACGGACAGTGTgtggagccgaacctctgctcgTGTGACGCCGGTTTCACAGGGGCAAGCTGCGCCAATTTCTCGTGTAAAGCAATGGACTTCTGCTCAG GTCATGGGGAATGTGTCAGCTATGATGAGTGCCGATGTTACGAATCCTGGAGCGGACCGTCCTGCTCGATTGCAAACTGCAGTGGTGTCAACGACTGCTCTTCAAATGGTGTATGCCTCTTGCCAAACACGTGTGAATGCACTAGCGGGTATGACGGGCTATCCTGCGACCAGTTTAGCGCTCCCAATGAAAATGCCCCAGTGTTTACAAACGAGACATTCGCCGTCAGTATTCGTGAGAATGTACCGATCGGAACAAAGGTTACCACAGTTTCTGCAGACGATGCCGATACAGGACGTAACGGCTGCATCACGTATTCTATTTCACCCGGTAGTTCAGCGGAGATGTTCCTTGTTGATAGTGAGACAGGTGAAATTTTCACACTCACTACTATTGATTACGAAACACTGACTGAGAAGACAATATCTCTTGTTGTTATTGCAAGAGACAAAGGTGTTCCTTCCATGTCTGCCTCAGCGACCGTTGCGGTGACTGTGCTGGACATGAACGATAACTGTCCGACATTCCAAGACGACGCCACAACCATCCAGCGCACGCTTCGCCCCGGTCAGTCATTTAACATCACGGCTACTGACAGAGATAGCGGCGTGAACGGCAAAGTTACGTTCTCAATACTAGGAGAGGAAAACAGCCGTCGATATTCTGTTAACGAGTCAACCGGTACGGTAACCTTTAGTGATGGCATTACGCCGGGGAAGTACACATTCGTTATTGTGGCTAGTGATCAAGCAGTCATCCCCTGTTCATCCCGTATCACCGTAACTGTGATTGTTGTGGATAGCATGCCCGAACCAGAACCGGTAATGTCATCTACAGGTGTAAACGCACCGAGTTTCACAGTGACGGATACTAGTACCTTGTTCAATTCTGCTCATACATCTTCCACGTCATTCGATGCATCAACGCAGCTACTTTACCCGTCAATACCTCAAACATCAACGCGCCATCCCACGTTCTCCACCCCGACAATACCATCTCCAGGCCGTTTAACGTCGACGCCCCTGGCACCATCACAAGTGACCTCCAAGCCACAGCAGATTTCTTCAACCGAAGTACAACAGCCTGTCACACCATCTCTAATGCCTGTACCTGGTCAAGCCGCCTGTTCATCCCCTGTCACAGTAACTGTGACAGCTGTGGACAGTACATGCACAACAATACCCGAACCGACACTCTTGTCGACTACGACAGATGGAGACCCATCAGGCATCACCGCATCACAGACGACCATCACGTCAACGCCACAGCCCACAGCTGCAACTTCACCAGCAAACACCGTAGAACAACCAGATCAAAgcgtcacaacaacaacaacaacattcctTCTGAGGAATGTCGGCATCGAAATGATTCTGGACATGGTATGGGATGAAGATCTTGCTTCTCCCACGTCGGAGAAGCACAGGAGGCTTTCATCAGACATATCAACTGCA CTACAACATGCTACAATCGAGATTGTTTTCATGCTCAGGGAAGGGAGCACGGTCGCCGATTTGCAGCTACTTCATAATGGCGGGGAAGGTTTTGACGACGTCGCCACGAGTATGCTAAGGCAAGCTTCAACAAACGGGCTGCAAGTGGGAGGGACGAGAGTGACGGGGCTTGACCAGAAAG